A part of Melittangium boletus DSM 14713 genomic DNA contains:
- a CDS encoding glutaredoxin family protein: MIVRLYSKPNCGLCDEAKAVLERVRARLPFELLEEDIRADPAVFAAYRYDIPVVIIGGLVAFKHHLEEAEVERYLRRVLAGTSVADS, translated from the coding sequence ATGATTGTCCGACTCTACTCGAAACCGAACTGTGGCCTGTGCGACGAGGCAAAGGCCGTCCTCGAGCGCGTCCGCGCCCGCCTCCCCTTCGAGTTGCTGGAAGAGGACATCCGGGCCGACCCCGCGGTCTTCGCCGCCTACCGCTACGACATCCCCGTGGTCATCATCGGCGGCCTCGTTGCCTTCAAGCACCATCTGGAGGAAGCCGAGGTGGAGCGTTACCTCCGGCGGGTACTTGCTGGCACGTCTGTTGCTGACTCCTAG
- a CDS encoding GGDEF domain-containing protein, whose product MVLRHDAKTEQLTVLVVEPRAEDLERTRVALATAGFRVVPVTRFDAAAPLFEAIHPDAVVLAAQGPDYVAVAVARRLRQMSRGTVPLMYLVESTDSEAHRHCMTKGMGVDVASRAGSGEELVLRLRAQLRLKSSVRRAMLPEGVGSSVAHHDPLTGLYNRAFLMELLALEMTRCERFGGGFSLLVGSLEDFRALRKESGPAMAERLLVYSSVVVNQTVREADVVARVGDEEFAVLLPSTPAENVPDVMARVSERFALARLQVGGRVLRPSLAMGAVSYPDRVGSPDQLLNEALRDLRRNREQRRISATGMELTV is encoded by the coding sequence GTGGTACTGAGACACGACGCGAAGACGGAGCAACTCACGGTCCTGGTGGTGGAGCCTCGCGCCGAGGATCTGGAGCGCACCCGGGTGGCGTTGGCGACGGCGGGCTTCCGGGTGGTGCCGGTGACTCGCTTCGACGCGGCGGCCCCCTTGTTCGAGGCCATCCATCCGGACGCGGTGGTGCTCGCGGCCCAGGGCCCGGACTACGTGGCCGTGGCCGTGGCGCGTCGGCTGCGGCAGATGAGCCGGGGCACGGTGCCCCTGATGTATCTGGTGGAGTCCACGGACAGCGAGGCCCACCGGCACTGCATGACCAAGGGCATGGGCGTGGACGTGGCGTCGCGCGCGGGCTCGGGCGAGGAGCTGGTGCTGCGGCTGCGCGCCCAACTGCGCCTCAAGTCCTCGGTGCGCCGGGCGATGCTGCCCGAGGGCGTGGGCTCCTCGGTGGCGCACCATGATCCCCTCACGGGCCTCTACAACCGGGCCTTCCTCATGGAGTTGCTGGCCCTGGAAATGACGCGCTGCGAGCGCTTCGGCGGCGGCTTCTCGCTCCTGGTGGGCTCGCTCGAGGATTTCCGCGCCCTGCGCAAGGAGTCCGGTCCGGCCATGGCCGAGCGGCTGCTCGTCTACAGCTCGGTGGTGGTGAACCAGACGGTGCGCGAGGCGGACGTGGTGGCGCGCGTGGGCGACGAGGAGTTCGCCGTGCTCCTGCCCTCGACGCCCGCGGAGAACGTGCCGGACGTGATGGCCCGGGTGAGCGAGCGCTTCGCCCTGGCGCGCCTGCAGGTGGGGGGACGGGTGTTGCGCCCTTCCCTGGCGATGGGGGCGGTGAGCTATCCGGACAGGGTGGGCTCGCCCGATCAGTTGTTGAATGAGGCGCTGAGGGATCTGCGCAGGAACCGCGAGCAGCGCCGGATCTCGGCGACGGGTATGGAACTGACGGTTTGA
- a CDS encoding penicillin-binding transpeptidase domain-containing protein — MTVSRVVPATLLLPLFLLLVGADEGGTPVPEAPPVAEASLQDAGTLDAGVAEAADASDAGVLLGLLPPVPVPSRESDPPFAHLRSLPAKQDVLSRAKRNAQGRWVLPGKEGEVPLTIDPVLQGQLTSILAQYQVPFGAVVVLEPATGRVLAMAEHSQVRPDMHGLATRAVYPAASIFKIVTGAALLEAGLTPQAETCFHGGKRRLSSKLLADSASDGQCHSLAEAMGKSANVIFAKLTQRHLSPDTLRRAAARFHFNRQIDFPVPTDVSLAAVPEGDELRFAQTGAGFGDVYLSPLHGALLASVAANGGVWRDPILFEPGEDARTSAGEQVLSPEVARGLTTMLEATVTHGTARRVFRERGMRVPGAVGKTGTLADNKPFRDYSWFVGFAPKDNPKVAVAAVLVNEPLWRIRAAWLGREAMRLGLARLPPGALTPAKEEPPADKAEPAAPQEEGADEEDVPEAPAVPAAPAALPVAETPAAPAEVRSAMSQP; from the coding sequence ATGACGGTTTCCCGAGTCGTTCCCGCCACGCTGCTGCTGCCCCTATTCCTCCTGCTCGTCGGCGCGGACGAGGGCGGGACCCCCGTCCCCGAGGCTCCCCCGGTGGCCGAGGCCTCGCTCCAGGACGCGGGGACGCTGGATGCCGGCGTGGCCGAGGCCGCGGACGCGTCCGACGCGGGCGTGCTCCTGGGACTGCTGCCTCCCGTGCCCGTGCCCTCGCGGGAGTCGGATCCTCCCTTCGCCCACCTGCGCTCCCTGCCCGCGAAGCAGGACGTGCTTTCCCGGGCGAAGCGCAACGCCCAGGGGCGGTGGGTGTTGCCGGGCAAGGAGGGCGAGGTACCGCTGACCATCGATCCCGTCCTCCAGGGACAGCTCACCAGCATCCTCGCGCAGTACCAGGTGCCCTTCGGCGCGGTGGTGGTGCTCGAGCCCGCCACGGGCCGCGTGCTGGCCATGGCCGAGCACTCCCAGGTCCGGCCGGACATGCACGGGCTGGCCACGCGTGCCGTGTACCCCGCGGCGAGCATCTTCAAGATCGTCACCGGCGCCGCGCTCCTGGAGGCGGGACTGACGCCCCAGGCGGAGACGTGCTTCCATGGAGGCAAGCGCCGCCTCTCCTCGAAGCTCCTGGCGGACAGCGCGAGCGATGGCCAGTGCCACTCGTTGGCGGAGGCGATGGGCAAGAGCGCCAACGTCATCTTCGCCAAGCTCACCCAGCGCCACCTGTCGCCCGACACGCTGCGGCGCGCGGCGGCCCGCTTCCACTTCAACCGGCAGATCGACTTCCCGGTGCCCACGGACGTGTCGCTCGCCGCCGTGCCCGAGGGGGATGAGCTGCGCTTCGCCCAGACGGGCGCGGGCTTCGGGGACGTGTACCTGTCGCCCCTGCACGGCGCGCTGCTCGCGTCCGTGGCGGCCAATGGCGGCGTGTGGCGGGATCCCATCCTCTTCGAGCCGGGCGAGGACGCCCGGACCTCCGCCGGGGAGCAGGTGCTCTCGCCCGAGGTGGCCCGGGGCCTGACGACGATGTTGGAGGCCACGGTGACCCACGGCACCGCCCGCCGCGTCTTCCGCGAGCGGGGCATGCGCGTGCCGGGCGCGGTGGGCAAGACGGGCACGCTGGCGGACAACAAGCCCTTCCGGGACTACTCGTGGTTCGTGGGCTTCGCGCCCAAGGACAACCCCAAGGTGGCGGTGGCGGCGGTGCTCGTCAACGAGCCGCTCTGGCGCATCCGGGCCGCGTGGCTCGGCCGCGAGGCCATGCGGCTGGGACTGGCGCGTCTGCCTCCGGGCGCGCTCACTCCCGCGAAGGAGGAGCCTCCCGCGGACAAGGCCGAGCCCGCCGCGCCCCAGGAAGAGGGCGCCGACGAGGAGGACGTGCCCGAGGCCCCCGCGGTGCCCGCGGCCCCCGCCGCGCTCCCGGTCGCCGAAACACCGGCCGCGCCCGCGGAGGTGCGCTCCGCGATGTCTCAGCCCTGA
- a CDS encoding DUF4388 domain-containing protein, giving the protein MRGLSGDFSTMPLEDLVAYLGNRRVTGTLRVMRAGVRKLMLLREGRVLSASSNQPREYLGQFLIHMGHLSEALFERAHAQQRETQVPLGQILVATGAVSEQTVRGTLQLKFRESLLEMFRWEEGEFSFDAGAVPRVEGVEAEVELLDIHREGEFRETAWQAIKAAFPSGSAYLEVDEGRLSEPPRAGTLDAALVARIREGLSIDELVRALHASDFLVYQRLYALYRQEALRVVSIPPPGRAPPADLAMPVPVPSMEVELTSEEPAPDELIQAAQSALENGDFRQGEALARRAHELSPTPETEALLHSAEAVLLGVLRRKMLDTPQVPSLRVTAAQLKTTPLTSPERYLLSRIDGKRNVRDILRVSPLHELDALRYFQAFVDTGLVLLTPGAQG; this is encoded by the coding sequence ATGCGCGGTCTGTCAGGTGACTTCTCGACGATGCCCCTCGAGGATCTCGTCGCGTACCTGGGCAACCGGAGGGTGACGGGAACCCTGAGGGTGATGCGGGCGGGTGTGCGCAAGCTGATGCTCCTGCGCGAGGGGAGGGTGCTCAGCGCCAGCTCCAACCAGCCGCGCGAGTACCTGGGCCAGTTCCTCATCCACATGGGGCACTTGAGCGAGGCGCTCTTCGAGCGGGCCCATGCCCAGCAGCGGGAGACCCAGGTGCCACTCGGGCAGATCCTGGTGGCCACGGGGGCGGTGTCCGAGCAGACGGTGCGCGGCACACTCCAGCTCAAGTTCCGCGAGAGCCTGCTGGAGATGTTCCGCTGGGAGGAAGGTGAGTTCTCCTTCGACGCGGGAGCGGTCCCGCGGGTGGAGGGCGTGGAGGCGGAGGTGGAGCTGCTGGACATCCACCGCGAGGGGGAGTTCCGCGAGACGGCGTGGCAGGCGATCAAGGCGGCGTTTCCCTCGGGCTCCGCCTACCTGGAGGTGGACGAGGGACGGCTGTCCGAGCCGCCCCGGGCAGGCACACTGGACGCGGCGCTGGTGGCGCGCATCCGCGAGGGGTTGAGCATCGACGAGCTCGTCCGGGCCCTGCATGCCTCGGACTTCCTGGTGTACCAACGCCTGTACGCGCTGTACCGGCAAGAGGCCCTGCGGGTGGTGAGCATCCCCCCACCGGGGCGGGCCCCTCCCGCCGACCTGGCCATGCCCGTGCCCGTGCCGTCGATGGAAGTGGAGCTGACGAGCGAGGAGCCCGCTCCGGACGAGCTCATCCAGGCGGCGCAGTCGGCCCTGGAGAACGGGGACTTCCGGCAGGGCGAGGCGCTCGCGCGCCGGGCGCACGAGCTGTCCCCCACCCCCGAGACGGAGGCCCTGCTGCACTCGGCGGAGGCGGTGCTGCTCGGCGTCTTGCGCCGCAAGATGCTGGACACGCCCCAGGTGCCCTCGTTGCGCGTGACGGCGGCGCAGTTGAAGACGACGCCGCTCACCTCGCCCGAGCGCTACCTGCTCTCGCGCATCGACGGCAAACGCAACGTGAGGGACATCCTGCGCGTGTCGCCCCTGCACGAGCTGGATGCGCTGCGCTACTTCCAGGCCTTCGTGGACACGGGCCTGGTGCTGCTCACGCCGGGCGCTCAGGGCTGA